The Kordia sp. SMS9 genome window below encodes:
- a CDS encoding F0F1 ATP synthase subunit epsilon, with product MYLEIVTPEAVLFKGEVTSVAVPGINGEFQMLNNHAPIVSLLGEGTVKIQGDITLDEEIAEKFTQNGKETILAINSGTIEMKDNKVIVLAD from the coding sequence ATGTATTTAGAAATTGTTACACCAGAAGCCGTATTATTTAAAGGAGAAGTTACTTCGGTGGCTGTTCCAGGAATCAATGGTGAGTTTCAAATGTTAAACAATCACGCACCTATTGTATCATTATTGGGTGAAGGAACTGTGAAAATTCAAGGAGACATTACACTCGATGAAGAAATCGCCGAAAAATTTACACAAAATGGTAAAGAAACGATTTTAGCGATCAATTCTGGTACTATTGAAATGAAAGACAATAAAGTTATTGTATTAGCTGATTAA
- the atpD gene encoding F0F1 ATP synthase subunit beta, with translation MSKVTGKVAQIIGPVVDVAFNAGSELPRIYDSLEITREDGTKLVLEVQSHVGENTVRTISMDSTDGLSRGTDVLTTGDSIKMPIGDDVYGRLFNVIGDAIDGLGELPKDGDNGLSIHREAPKFEDLSTSTEVLFTGIKVIDLIEPYAKGGKIGLFGGAGVGKTVLIQELINNIAKGHGGLSVFAGVGERTREGNDLLREMLESGIIKYGDDFMHSMEEGGWDLSKVDKAAMKESKATFVFGQMNEPPGARARVALSGLTIAEYFRDGAGDGQGKDVLFFVDNIFRFTQAGSEVSALLGRMPSAVGYQPTLATEMGAMQERITSTKKGSITSVQAVYVPADDLTDPAPATTFAHLDATTVLSRKIAELGIYPAVDPLDSTSRILAADILGDEHYDCATRVKELLQRYKELQDIIAILGMEELSEEDKMAVNRARRVQRFLSQPFHVAEQFTGIPGVLVDIKETIKGFNMIMDGELDHLPEAAFNLKGTIEEAIEAGEKMLSEA, from the coding sequence ATGTCAAAAGTTACAGGTAAAGTTGCACAAATTATAGGTCCTGTTGTTGATGTAGCATTCAACGCTGGGAGCGAACTTCCAAGAATTTACGATTCATTAGAAATAACTAGAGAAGACGGTACAAAATTAGTACTAGAAGTACAATCTCACGTAGGAGAAAATACCGTACGTACTATTTCTATGGATTCAACAGATGGTCTCAGTAGAGGTACAGACGTACTCACTACAGGTGACTCTATTAAAATGCCTATTGGCGACGATGTATACGGCCGACTATTTAACGTAATCGGAGATGCGATTGATGGATTAGGAGAATTGCCAAAAGATGGTGATAACGGCTTGTCTATCCACAGAGAAGCACCAAAATTCGAAGACTTATCAACTTCTACAGAAGTATTATTTACAGGGATTAAAGTAATCGACTTAATTGAGCCTTATGCAAAAGGTGGAAAAATTGGATTATTTGGTGGTGCCGGAGTAGGTAAAACAGTACTAATTCAGGAGTTGATTAACAATATTGCAAAAGGTCACGGTGGACTTTCAGTATTCGCAGGAGTAGGAGAAAGAACGCGTGAAGGAAATGACCTTTTACGTGAGATGTTAGAATCTGGAATTATCAAGTACGGTGACGATTTCATGCACTCTATGGAAGAAGGTGGATGGGATTTATCGAAAGTTGATAAAGCTGCGATGAAAGAATCGAAAGCAACATTCGTATTCGGACAAATGAACGAGCCTCCTGGAGCACGTGCACGAGTTGCATTATCAGGATTGACCATTGCTGAGTATTTCCGTGATGGAGCAGGTGATGGACAAGGAAAAGATGTACTTTTCTTCGTAGATAACATCTTCCGTTTTACACAAGCAGGTTCTGAGGTATCTGCCCTTTTAGGACGTATGCCATCAGCGGTAGGATACCAACCTACATTAGCAACCGAAATGGGAGCAATGCAGGAACGTATTACCTCTACCAAAAAAGGATCTATTACATCTGTACAGGCAGTTTACGTACCTGCGGATGACCTTACCGATCCAGCACCAGCAACAACATTTGCCCACTTAGATGCAACCACAGTATTATCTCGTAAAATTGCCGAGCTTGGTATTTATCCAGCGGTAGATCCATTAGATTCTACGTCAAGAATTTTAGCAGCAGATATTTTAGGAGATGAGCATTACGATTGTGCTACGCGTGTAAAAGAGTTATTACAACGTTACAAAGAATTACAAGATATTATTGCGATTCTTGGGATGGAAGAATTATCTGAAGAAGATAAAATGGCGGTAAACCGAGCGCGTCGTGTGCAACGTTTCCTATCTCAGCCATTCCACGTAGCAGAACAATTTACAGGAATTCCAGGAGTATTGGTAGATATTAAGGAAACGATCAAAGGATTCAACATGATTATGGATGGAGAATTAGATCACTTACCAGAAGCTGCTTTCAACTTAAAAGGAACCATTGAAGAAGCGATTGAAGCTGGAGAAAAAATGCTTTCAGAAGCGTAA